A region from the Desulfitobacterium dehalogenans ATCC 51507 genome encodes:
- a CDS encoding O-antigen ligase family protein — protein sequence MIQWAVLLLTLLSLGILIVKKPLWLIPLLGAAVALEISSTWYPDLGILEKVLGEVSLTRFTSISIILAAVLRLFFEVEIRARLATIFKDPVTLLLLLYIACGALSLVYSADMGNTVKETLRLLVLFAVFLSIALLLDQDTILLPFHGIHLTALALLPLALYEGISGNLIWQGENLLKEHTLRVNTTFIDPNIYARFLVLGIVANFVLQIFTHNRRVKLIYWACFPLLLIQLLLTGSRGGILTLGMVLVLALFFLPNKKSILGFLGVCALGAGVLLLIRPEIWERMLLLTQDLTVSSPQRLYLWQAGIAIFTDHPWIGTGLGSFQTVFLQDYIHLKNIPDGATLSHTTILTIASELGILGLLVLSAIWVAILGRLYTLYNQNRAHLSVFSETNEKYSVAAGYFLWAMTVFISSQGEGRFFEDPILWLSCAGLVFLRLRQESYRYGYR from the coding sequence ATGATTCAGTGGGCAGTGCTGCTGTTAACCCTCCTCTCTCTTGGTATTCTCATTGTGAAAAAGCCCCTTTGGCTGATTCCCTTACTGGGTGCGGCAGTGGCTCTGGAGATCTCCAGCACCTGGTATCCGGATCTCGGTATCCTGGAAAAGGTATTGGGGGAAGTCTCTCTGACGCGCTTTACCAGCATCAGCATCATTCTGGCGGCTGTTTTACGCTTGTTTTTTGAAGTGGAGATACGGGCAAGGCTTGCTACCATCTTCAAGGACCCGGTAACCCTGCTTCTGTTGCTCTATATAGCCTGCGGGGCCTTGAGCTTAGTATATTCGGCAGATATGGGCAATACTGTAAAAGAGACCCTGCGTCTCCTGGTGCTTTTCGCCGTGTTTCTCTCGATTGCCCTGCTTCTGGATCAAGACACTATTCTTTTGCCTTTCCACGGAATTCATCTCACAGCCTTGGCCCTGCTGCCACTGGCTCTTTATGAAGGAATCTCCGGAAATCTCATCTGGCAAGGAGAGAACTTATTAAAAGAACATACCTTACGGGTTAACACCACCTTTATCGATCCCAATATTTATGCCCGTTTTCTCGTTTTAGGCATCGTGGCTAACTTTGTCCTTCAGATCTTTACCCATAACCGACGGGTTAAGCTTATTTATTGGGCTTGCTTCCCCCTTTTACTCATCCAGCTTCTCTTGACTGGTTCCCGGGGAGGTATCCTGACCTTGGGAATGGTGTTGGTCTTAGCCCTTTTCTTCTTGCCCAATAAAAAGAGCATTCTGGGCTTCTTGGGTGTCTGTGCCTTAGGCGCCGGGGTTCTTCTCCTGATTCGCCCTGAGATCTGGGAGCGAATGCTTTTGCTTACTCAGGATCTTACGGTGTCCAGTCCGCAGCGCTTATACCTGTGGCAAGCCGGTATCGCCATCTTTACGGACCATCCGTGGATCGGAACAGGCTTAGGGAGTTTCCAAACGGTCTTTCTCCAGGATTACATCCATCTGAAGAATATCCCGGATGGAGCGACCTTATCCCATACCACCATCTTGACCATAGCCTCTGAGCTGGGAATCCTGGGGCTTCTTGTCTTAAGTGCCATATGGGTAGCCATCTTAGGCCGCCTTTATACCTTATATAATCAAAATCGGGCCCACCTCAGCGTATTCAGTGAAACCAACGAAAAATACTCTGTGGCCGCCGGTTACTTCCTCTGGGCCATGACCGTATTCATCAGCTCCCAAGGAGAAGGCCGCTTCTTCGAAGATCCCATCCTCTGGCTCAGCTGTGCAGGACTGGTCTTCCTGCGCTTACGGCAGGAAAGCTATCGGTATGGGTATCGGTGA
- a CDS encoding glycosyltransferase family 4 protein, translated as MKLCILTTGHQALDNRIFYKQALTLRKKYDDITLIVPDEREEYMEQGIRILGVKRANSLYGRFQLGDTVVAKAIEVKADIYHFHDFELIYKVNKIKKTLPHCKLIYDVHEHYPDMMSMSKKVPRLLRPLATFVVDKSEIVLAKKFDQIITADDAVKERFDPYNSHVDVIYNFSEFEPKDIQLEKEYDVIYQGGITLERGAYHLVQAIHLLKGDYPEIKMIFVGPFNDPEGQRLVDDYIKKHHLENNILFTGKVPHVEVEDYVRKSRIGAVTLLPLPKYYKNIPIKQFEYMSCGIPVVGSNLPPITRFLTSYNSGMIVDPTQPEEIAQAFNTLLSDPKLCHDMGANGLKAVREAYNWGKMEERLLKLYARLEVRK; from the coding sequence TTGAAACTATGTATTCTCACCACAGGGCACCAAGCCCTGGATAACAGGATATTCTACAAGCAAGCCCTGACCCTGAGAAAAAAGTATGATGATATCACCTTAATCGTTCCGGATGAGCGCGAAGAGTATATGGAACAGGGAATTCGCATTCTGGGCGTGAAACGGGCCAATTCCCTCTACGGCAGATTCCAACTGGGAGATACGGTAGTGGCAAAGGCCATTGAAGTTAAAGCCGATATCTATCATTTTCATGATTTTGAATTAATTTATAAAGTAAATAAGATTAAAAAGACCCTTCCTCACTGCAAGCTTATCTATGATGTCCACGAGCATTATCCTGATATGATGAGCATGTCCAAGAAGGTCCCCCGGCTGCTGCGACCTTTAGCCACCTTTGTCGTGGATAAAAGCGAGATCGTTTTAGCCAAAAAGTTCGATCAGATCATTACGGCGGATGATGCGGTAAAGGAACGCTTTGATCCTTATAACTCCCATGTGGATGTGATTTATAATTTCTCAGAATTTGAGCCAAAAGACATCCAGCTGGAAAAGGAATATGATGTCATTTACCAAGGGGGCATCACCTTAGAACGCGGTGCCTATCATCTGGTTCAGGCCATTCACCTCCTCAAAGGAGATTACCCCGAAATCAAGATGATTTTCGTCGGTCCTTTTAACGATCCGGAAGGCCAAAGACTGGTGGATGACTATATCAAAAAACATCACCTGGAGAATAATATACTCTTTACTGGTAAGGTACCCCATGTGGAAGTGGAAGATTATGTTCGCAAATCCCGTATCGGTGCCGTAACCCTTCTCCCCTTACCGAAGTATTACAAGAATATCCCTATCAAGCAATTTGAGTACATGAGCTGCGGAATCCCTGTGGTGGGCAGCAATCTGCCGCCTATCACCCGATTCCTTACCAGTTATAACAGCGGCATGATCGTGGATCCTACCCAACCGGAGGAGATTGCCCAGGCCTTTAACACCTTGCTTTCCGACCCCAAGCTTTGTCATGACATGGGAGCTAATGGTCTCAAGGCCGTTAGAGAAGCCTATAACTGGGGGAAGATGGAGGAACGGCTCCTTAAGCTCTACGCTCGTCTTGAAGTGAGGAAGTGA
- a CDS encoding O-unit flippase Wzx, which translates to MDTRLIAKNATALGISSILAKSIAAVLGILVTRYLGPESYGEYSTAYAYVGTFILFSELGISQLMVQEGAKNPSVLPRYFGNTLFLKTLLCILCYLAMLVFMFPAGYNETVRLMIVFVGIAVCFNSVNQSIYNYYQAVQKIYLSASFQFLTTVLIALFTIIVLVAGLGVVSITFTHLFSYIIITILLYLALRKEIRPRTDIPNLTGMVRDGLPFGVHRIFYYLFTQFSILILSLTVSNVEVGIFSAAYKLVLILIFIPSLMTSALYPILYQLGDSDRSQHQGVIEKVFKVLSAVGIAGSMLMFVLAGPLMEWLYDGKFNEAIPILMIVAWLLALECMSFSLGDILTTTSRQMQRTVVQGLALLLLTVLTYALNPLLGIYGAAYAVIIAEVFIFFAYYYLIRKNVYKIRIWRQLPGTLISSMLMAGTAWLLIDFHPLLSASVAGVVFCLAIAILDKDFRRIGLYIVRRVTGGR; encoded by the coding sequence ATGGATACTCGCCTCATTGCTAAAAATGCTACCGCTTTAGGAATTTCCAGTATTCTGGCCAAATCCATCGCCGCTGTCCTGGGTATCCTGGTTACCCGCTATTTAGGCCCGGAATCTTACGGGGAGTACTCCACAGCCTATGCCTATGTAGGAACCTTCATCCTCTTTTCCGAGTTGGGAATCAGCCAGCTGATGGTTCAGGAAGGAGCCAAGAATCCTTCTGTTCTGCCCCGGTATTTCGGCAACACCCTTTTTCTGAAGACCCTGCTCTGCATCTTATGTTACCTGGCCATGCTGGTCTTTATGTTTCCGGCAGGGTACAATGAAACCGTAAGACTGATGATTGTCTTTGTGGGAATTGCCGTATGCTTTAACTCCGTCAATCAATCCATCTATAATTATTATCAGGCCGTGCAAAAAATCTACCTCTCCGCGTCCTTTCAATTCCTGACCACGGTATTGATAGCCCTTTTTACCATCATCGTTCTTGTAGCGGGATTAGGTGTGGTATCCATTACCTTTACCCATCTGTTCAGTTACATCATCATTACAATACTCCTTTATCTGGCTCTCAGGAAAGAAATCAGACCCCGGACGGATATCCCCAACCTGACTGGAATGGTTCGGGATGGGCTTCCTTTCGGTGTTCATCGGATTTTCTATTATCTTTTTACCCAGTTTAGTATTCTTATCCTCTCCTTAACCGTCAGCAATGTAGAAGTAGGGATTTTCTCGGCAGCCTATAAGCTGGTTCTTATTTTGATTTTTATTCCCAGTCTCATGACCAGCGCTCTCTACCCCATCCTCTATCAATTGGGGGATTCGGACCGGAGTCAACATCAGGGTGTGATCGAAAAGGTCTTTAAGGTTCTCTCCGCTGTGGGGATTGCCGGTAGTATGCTGATGTTTGTTCTGGCAGGCCCCCTCATGGAATGGTTATATGACGGGAAGTTCAATGAAGCCATTCCTATCCTCATGATTGTAGCTTGGCTTCTGGCTTTAGAGTGTATGAGCTTTTCTCTGGGGGATATTCTCACCACCACCAGCCGCCAAATGCAAAGAACAGTGGTCCAGGGGTTAGCTTTGCTGCTTCTTACGGTTCTAACCTACGCTTTGAACCCTCTGCTGGGGATTTATGGGGCTGCTTATGCTGTCATCATTGCTGAAGTCTTTATCTTCTTCGCCTATTATTACCTGATCAGGAAGAATGTCTATAAGATTCGCATCTGGCGGCAGCTGCCCGGCACTTTGATCTCTTCTATGCTTATGGCAGGAACTGCTTGGCTCTTGATTGATTTTCACCCTTTGCTCTCCGCTTCCGTGGCTGGAGTCGTGTTTTGCCTAGCCATCGCCATCCTGGATAAGGATTTTCGAAGAATCGGTTTGTACATTGTAAGACGTGTGACAGGAGGTCGATAA